A window of Hymenobacter aerilatus contains these coding sequences:
- a CDS encoding AhpC/TSA family protein, which translates to MKKHLLGFLLLAPWLAQAQAPTPYTLKGKIGKLSAPAKVYMLRDGKFSDSTALTNGAFEFKGTVEAPQQVMLVLARDGKLKQALSNFQKADRTTTFLEKGPVMLTSADSLTTAKITGSKLTTEHQQLQTTLKPANDKMKALMADYRAASEEQRKSPEFMKQLDAREEAISAESKQHYLAFVKAHPGSPVSLGAVKQVGGSVPSYAEVAPLYESLAPAVRNSPEGKKYGEMLQAIKAVSIGAVAPNFTQQTPEGKKVSLADYRGKYVLVDFWASWCGPCRQENPNVTKVYNDYKAKNFDILGVSLDNEKAREKWLKAIQDDQLTWTQVSDLKGWQNEVAVQYHVQAIPQNFLVDPTGKIVATNLRGDDLRETLAKYIK; encoded by the coding sequence ATGAAAAAACACCTGCTCGGTTTTCTACTACTGGCGCCTTGGTTGGCGCAGGCGCAAGCCCCTACCCCCTACACACTGAAGGGCAAAATCGGCAAGCTCAGTGCACCAGCCAAAGTGTATATGCTGCGCGACGGCAAGTTTTCTGACTCCACGGCCCTCACCAACGGCGCGTTTGAGTTTAAAGGCACCGTAGAAGCGCCGCAGCAAGTGATGCTGGTGCTGGCCCGCGACGGCAAGCTGAAGCAGGCGCTTTCCAATTTCCAGAAGGCCGACCGCACCACTACCTTCTTGGAAAAAGGCCCTGTAATGCTCACCAGCGCCGACTCGCTGACCACCGCCAAAATTACCGGCTCCAAGCTGACGACGGAGCACCAGCAGCTGCAGACTACCCTGAAACCTGCCAACGACAAGATGAAGGCGCTGATGGCCGACTACCGCGCCGCCTCAGAAGAGCAGCGCAAGTCGCCGGAGTTTATGAAGCAGCTGGATGCGCGGGAGGAAGCCATTTCCGCTGAAAGCAAGCAGCATTATCTGGCTTTTGTGAAAGCGCATCCCGGTTCGCCCGTAAGCCTGGGCGCGGTAAAGCAAGTTGGAGGATCTGTACCTAGCTATGCTGAGGTAGCCCCACTATACGAGTCGTTGGCACCGGCCGTACGGAACAGCCCTGAGGGCAAGAAGTACGGTGAGATGCTGCAAGCCATCAAAGCGGTTTCCATCGGCGCAGTGGCCCCCAACTTCACGCAGCAAACTCCCGAAGGCAAAAAGGTGTCCTTGGCTGACTACCGTGGCAAGTACGTGCTGGTGGATTTCTGGGCCAGCTGGTGCGGCCCCTGCCGCCAGGAAAACCCCAACGTCACGAAAGTATACAACGACTACAAAGCCAAGAACTTCGATATCCTGGGCGTGTCGCTCGACAACGAAAAAGCCCGCGAGAAATGGCTGAAAGCCATTCAGGATGACCAGCTCACCTGGACCCAGGTATCGGACCTGAAAGGCTGGCAGAACGAAGTGGCTGTGCAGTACCATGTGCAGGCTATTCCGCAGAACTTCCTGGTAGATCCTACCGGCAAAATCGTAGCCACCAACCTGCGCGGCGACGACCTCCGCGAAACGCTGGCCAAGTACATTAAGTAG
- a CDS encoding CTP synthase: MPDRNPTSAAPTAKYIFVTGGVTSSLGKGIISASLAKLLQARGFRVTIQKFDPYINIDPGTLNPYEHGECFVTDDGAETDLDLGHYERFLNTPTSQANNVTTGRIYDHVITKEREGAYLGKTVQVVPHITDEIKRRMLLLGETGQFDVVITEIGGSIGDIESLPFVESVRQLRWELPESSSLVIHLTLLPYLKAAGELKTKPTQHSVRDLRSAGLQPDILVCRSEHPIPPEMRRKIALFCNVNINSVIESLDADTIYSVPLLMLKEHLDERVIKKLRLNGGTHPDLEGWKDFLGRLKNPTEEVTIALVGKYVELPDAYKSINEAFVHAGAQNECKVHLRSIQSEHITAENVAQLLHGVDGVLVAPGFGERGFEGKIAAVKYVRENKIPFFGICLGMQVAVVEFARHVLGLEGANSTEMDPMSPNPVISMMEAQKAITQKGGTMRLGAYDCELRRNSKAAKAYGRNHISERHRHRYEFNNDYLQQFENGGMVASGTNPDTGLVEVVEIPNHPWFVAGQFHPELKSTVQNPHPLFVRFVKAAIQRHKNEL, translated from the coding sequence ATGCCAGACCGAAACCCAACGTCCGCGGCTCCAACGGCCAAGTATATCTTTGTCACCGGCGGGGTGACATCCTCCCTCGGAAAAGGAATCATTTCCGCGTCGCTTGCCAAGCTGCTGCAAGCGCGGGGCTTCCGGGTCACCATCCAGAAGTTCGACCCCTACATCAACATCGACCCCGGCACGCTGAACCCATACGAGCACGGCGAGTGCTTCGTGACCGACGACGGCGCTGAAACCGACCTCGACCTGGGCCATTACGAGCGTTTCCTGAACACGCCTACCTCCCAGGCCAACAACGTGACCACGGGCCGCATCTACGACCACGTGATTACCAAGGAGCGCGAGGGCGCCTACCTCGGCAAAACGGTGCAGGTGGTGCCTCACATCACCGACGAGATTAAGCGCCGTATGCTGCTGCTGGGCGAAACCGGCCAGTTCGACGTGGTGATTACCGAAATCGGCGGCTCCATCGGCGACATCGAGAGCCTACCCTTCGTGGAGTCGGTGCGACAGTTGCGCTGGGAATTGCCCGAAAGCAGCTCCTTGGTCATTCACCTCACGCTGCTGCCCTACCTGAAGGCGGCCGGCGAACTGAAAACCAAGCCTACCCAGCACTCGGTGCGCGACCTGCGCAGCGCCGGCCTGCAACCCGACATTCTGGTGTGCCGCTCTGAGCATCCTATTCCGCCGGAAATGCGCCGCAAAATTGCGCTGTTCTGCAACGTCAACATCAACTCCGTTATCGAGAGCCTCGACGCCGACACCATCTACTCGGTGCCGCTGCTGATGCTGAAAGAACACCTGGATGAGCGCGTGATTAAGAAGCTGCGCCTGAACGGTGGCACCCACCCCGATCTAGAAGGCTGGAAAGATTTCCTGGGCCGCCTGAAAAACCCAACGGAGGAGGTGACGATTGCGCTGGTAGGCAAGTACGTGGAGCTGCCTGACGCTTACAAATCCATCAACGAGGCCTTTGTGCACGCTGGCGCGCAAAACGAGTGCAAAGTGCACCTGCGCAGCATTCAATCAGAGCACATCACAGCCGAGAACGTAGCTCAGCTGCTGCACGGTGTGGATGGCGTGCTGGTAGCGCCGGGATTTGGCGAGCGGGGTTTCGAGGGCAAGATTGCCGCTGTGAAATACGTGCGCGAGAACAAGATTCCGTTCTTTGGTATCTGCCTGGGTATGCAGGTGGCTGTGGTGGAGTTTGCCCGCCACGTATTAGGCCTGGAAGGTGCCAACTCCACGGAAATGGACCCGATGTCGCCGAACCCGGTGATTTCAATGATGGAGGCGCAAAAGGCCATCACGCAGAAAGGCGGCACCATGCGCCTAGGCGCCTACGACTGCGAGCTGCGCCGCAACTCCAAGGCGGCCAAGGCTTATGGCCGCAACCACATCAGCGAGCGGCACCGTCACCGCTACGAGTTCAACAACGACTACCTCCAACAGTTCGAAAACGGCGGCATGGTGGCCTCGGGCACCAACCCCGATACGGGTCTGGTAGAGGTAGTGGAAATCCCGAACCACCCATGGTTTGTGGCCGGGCAGTTTCACCCGGAGCTGAAAAGCACCGTGCAGAACCCTCACCCGCTGTTTGTGCGCTTCGTGAAAGCTGCTATTCAGCGGCATAAGAACGAGTTGTAG
- a CDS encoding VOC family protein, translating into MNLKINHLQHVGIPVTDIESSEKFYQRLGFENVMTSTFAHEGGEGRVMMMQHGTIIVELYQMPEPTLTEIRNRANGKIDHIAFDVDDIDETFATLKANGFRVVEEAPVYLGFWKNGCKYINILGPNDERLEFCQIL; encoded by the coding sequence ATGAATCTGAAAATAAACCACCTGCAACACGTTGGTATTCCAGTGACGGATATTGAATCGTCGGAAAAATTCTACCAACGCCTAGGTTTCGAAAACGTGATGACCTCTACGTTTGCGCACGAGGGAGGCGAGGGTAGGGTGATGATGATGCAACACGGAACAATTATCGTGGAACTGTATCAGATGCCCGAGCCCACGCTGACGGAAATCAGGAACCGCGCAAATGGTAAAATCGACCACATTGCGTTTGATGTGGATGATATTGATGAAACCTTCGCCACGCTGAAAGCAAACGGTTTTCGTGTTGTAGAAGAAGCGCCGGTGTATCTGGGCTTCTGGAAAAATGGCTGCAAATACATCAATATCTTAGGTCCCAATGATGAACGTTTGGAGTTTTGTCAGATACTGTAA
- a CDS encoding TlpA disulfide reductase family protein, with amino-acid sequence MKKYLLTLLVATPLLAQAQTSFPYTVRGTVGKLNAPAKIYLVRGSELLDSTTLKNGVFKFTGTVDKPKAVDLIVERNGGLKNGFSRSANRTKIFLEPGPVVVTTPDSLPNATLAGTQLTADYNKMKASFVPIATKAKAFIAAAQKASPQEQQAPEFRERMQEYFNTTNKEYQQATANFIKANPASWVSLDAMPSAVGPVPQYAELAPLYNALSPTLQNTSEGQRYKAMLPGLKAIAIGAQAPNFTQQTPEGKQVSLADYRGKYVLVDFWASWCGPCRQENPNVTKAYTAYKGKNFDILAVSMDDTKENWVKAVQEDKLAWTQVSDLQGMQGAIATRYHINAIPQNFLIDPTGKIVAVNLRGADLQTTLAKYIK; translated from the coding sequence ATGAAAAAGTATCTGCTTACGTTGCTTGTCGCAACGCCCTTGTTGGCGCAGGCGCAAACGTCCTTTCCTTACACCGTAAGAGGCACCGTTGGCAAGCTCAATGCACCGGCAAAAATCTATCTGGTGCGAGGTAGTGAGCTATTAGATTCCACCACGCTGAAAAATGGTGTGTTTAAATTCACAGGTACCGTTGACAAACCGAAAGCGGTAGATCTTATTGTAGAACGCAATGGAGGTCTAAAAAACGGTTTTTCTCGCTCCGCTAATCGCACTAAAATATTTCTGGAGCCCGGCCCTGTGGTTGTAACTACCCCCGACTCGCTGCCGAATGCTACGCTTGCGGGTACGCAACTAACAGCGGATTACAACAAGATGAAGGCTTCCTTTGTACCCATTGCGACCAAAGCAAAAGCTTTCATCGCAGCAGCACAAAAAGCCTCACCGCAAGAACAACAGGCTCCGGAGTTCCGCGAGCGTATGCAGGAGTATTTTAATACGACCAACAAAGAGTATCAGCAGGCAACTGCAAACTTCATAAAAGCCAATCCTGCCTCCTGGGTGAGCCTAGATGCCATGCCAAGTGCTGTTGGACCTGTACCGCAGTACGCAGAACTGGCACCACTCTACAACGCGTTGTCGCCTACCCTCCAGAATACCTCCGAAGGGCAACGATACAAGGCCATGTTGCCAGGGTTGAAAGCTATAGCCATTGGTGCGCAAGCGCCCAATTTCACGCAGCAGACGCCCGAAGGCAAACAGGTGTCGTTGGCCGATTACCGCGGCAAGTACGTGCTAGTCGATTTCTGGGCCAGTTGGTGCGGCCCTTGCCGCCAGGAGAATCCCAACGTGACGAAGGCCTATACGGCTTACAAAGGCAAGAACTTCGACATCCTGGCTGTGTCGATGGATGATACGAAGGAGAATTGGGTGAAGGCTGTGCAGGAAGACAAGCTGGCCTGGACGCAGGTTTCGGACCTCCAAGGTATGCAAGGTGCTATAGCCACCCGCTACCATATCAATGCCATTCCGCAGAACTTCTTGATAGACCCTACTGGCAAAATCGTAGCTGTGAACTTGCGCGGCGCCGATCTGCAAACGACCTTGGCGAAATACATCAAGTAA
- a CDS encoding D-alanyl-D-alanine carboxypeptidase/D-alanyl-D-alanine-endopeptidase, protein MLIALCRRVALLAFLLLPALAAVATTPPTPRPPDVAWLIKLLTESAVLRQHHVGVSLVDVATGEKLYEQQADRYFLPASTMKMFSLYAGLHLLGDSLPSLRYVRHQDSLIFWGSGDPTLLHGDVPSRRAFDFLASRPEKLYYASVPCVTAFGPSWSWDDYNYYYQPERGPFPLYGHTVRFYARTSPTPHLRLVPRYFAPVVEPMPTDYPAASDDHVRRAVLENKFFVLPWAKNWIDETPFRVGPELTRLLLQDTLHRPVTAVPFRAHATETVYTLRGLPADSLYRRMLQVSDNFLAEQLLLMCAGQLRPDSLNSALPIKVTLANYLPDLPDVPHWVDGSGLSRQNLVTPRDLTALLLKLHQEVAEARLLSLLAAGGGHGTLRRVYRDPKGPWLWGKTGTLSNTHNLCGYLRTKSGRLIAFSFLNNNHVASTSAVRAEMERVLTQVRARW, encoded by the coding sequence ATGCTGATTGCTCTTTGTCGCCGCGTCGCGTTACTGGCGTTTCTGTTGTTGCCTGCCCTGGCGGCTGTTGCCACAACCCCACCTACCCCGCGCCCTCCCGATGTGGCGTGGCTCATTAAGTTGCTCACAGAGTCGGCAGTGTTGCGGCAACATCACGTGGGCGTGAGCCTGGTAGATGTAGCGACCGGTGAGAAACTCTACGAGCAGCAGGCCGACCGCTACTTTCTGCCGGCCAGCACCATGAAGATGTTTTCGCTCTACGCGGGCCTGCACCTGCTGGGCGACTCCCTACCCAGCCTGCGCTATGTGCGCCACCAGGACTCGCTGATTTTCTGGGGCTCCGGCGACCCTACCCTGCTGCACGGTGATGTGCCCTCGCGCCGCGCCTTCGATTTTCTGGCCAGCCGACCCGAGAAATTATACTATGCCTCCGTGCCCTGCGTCACGGCGTTTGGGCCTAGCTGGAGTTGGGACGATTACAATTATTACTACCAGCCCGAGCGCGGGCCATTTCCGTTGTACGGCCACACCGTGCGCTTCTACGCCCGCACTAGCCCTACCCCGCATCTGCGCTTGGTACCGCGCTACTTCGCGCCGGTAGTAGAACCCATGCCCACTGACTACCCCGCCGCCTCCGACGACCACGTGCGTCGGGCCGTACTAGAAAACAAGTTTTTCGTATTGCCGTGGGCTAAAAACTGGATTGACGAAACGCCTTTTCGGGTAGGGCCGGAGCTGACGCGGCTGCTGTTGCAAGACACTCTGCACCGACCCGTGACGGCGGTGCCCTTCCGCGCGCACGCCACCGAAACCGTATATACCCTGCGCGGCCTACCCGCCGACTCGCTGTACCGGCGCATGTTGCAGGTTTCTGACAACTTCTTGGCCGAGCAGCTGCTGCTGATGTGCGCCGGCCAGCTCCGCCCTGATTCGCTTAACTCGGCCCTACCCATCAAGGTCACGCTGGCCAACTACCTCCCCGACCTGCCCGACGTGCCGCATTGGGTAGACGGCTCGGGCCTTTCCCGCCAGAACCTCGTCACGCCCCGCGACCTAACGGCCCTACTGCTTAAGCTGCACCAAGAGGTAGCCGAAGCGCGTCTGCTCAGCCTGCTGGCGGCTGGCGGTGGCCACGGCACCCTGCGCCGCGTGTACCGCGACCCGAAAGGTCCTTGGCTCTGGGGCAAAACCGGCACCCTCAGCAACACGCACAACCTATGCGGTTACTTGCGCACAAAGTCGGGTAGGCTGATAGCGTTCAGCTTCTTGAACAACAACCACGTAGCCTCCACCAGCGCCGTGCGCGCCGAGATGGAGCGCGTGCTCACGCAAGTGCGGGCACGGTGGTAG